A DNA window from Streptomyces sp. CA-278952 contains the following coding sequences:
- a CDS encoding rhodanese-like domain-containing protein → MTAPTSLATHETRSRLHELTVIDVRTPGEYAGGHLPGALNIPLDRIQRALADIRQAAGRGEVLIVCASGARSENACRILAENGITTATLSGGTSAWAADGHDLHRPQGTSRAVWGMERQVRLTAGTVVLLGLLLGLLVHPAFQILSAGIAAGLVFSALTNTCGMAAMLAKLPHNRTDAADLDATLAALRGR, encoded by the coding sequence ATGACCGCGCCCACCTCCCTCGCCACCCACGAGACCCGTAGTCGCCTCCACGAGCTGACCGTCATCGACGTCCGCACACCCGGTGAGTACGCCGGCGGCCACCTGCCCGGTGCCCTCAACATTCCCCTGGACCGGATCCAGCGGGCCCTCGCCGATATCCGGCAGGCCGCGGGACGGGGTGAGGTTCTGATCGTCTGCGCGTCCGGGGCCCGCTCGGAGAACGCCTGCCGGATCCTCGCCGAGAACGGCATCACCACCGCCACGCTCAGCGGTGGCACCAGCGCCTGGGCGGCCGACGGCCACGACCTGCACCGCCCCCAGGGAACCTCCCGTGCGGTCTGGGGCATGGAGCGGCAGGTCCGCCTCACCGCCGGAACCGTCGTGCTCCTCGGCCTGCTTCTCGGCCTCCTCGTCCACCCCGCGTTCCAGATCCTCTCGGCAGGCATCGCGGCCGGGCTGGTCTTCTCCGCCCTGACCAACACCTGCGGCATGGCCGCGATGCTCGCCAAGCTGCCCCACAACCGCACCGACGCGGCCGATCTCGACGCCACGCTCGCGGCACTGCGCGGGCGCTGA
- a CDS encoding ArsR/SmtB family transcription factor, translating into MSNVKVLPLIEPPGGRGVVPCCPPLTERPMTADEAQTAARMFKALGDPVRLRLFSAVASHEGGEACVCDISDVGVSQPTVSHHLKKLKEAGLLTSERRGTWVYYRVEPSVLAGMGRLLTQPAA; encoded by the coding sequence ATGTCGAATGTGAAGGTGCTGCCGCTGATCGAGCCCCCCGGCGGCCGGGGCGTGGTGCCGTGCTGTCCGCCCCTGACCGAGCGCCCGATGACCGCCGACGAGGCGCAGACGGCCGCGCGGATGTTCAAGGCGCTCGGCGACCCGGTGCGGCTGCGGCTGTTCTCGGCCGTGGCCTCGCACGAGGGCGGCGAGGCATGCGTGTGCGACATCTCCGACGTCGGGGTCTCCCAGCCCACCGTCTCCCACCACTTGAAGAAGTTGAAGGAGGCCGGGCTGCTGACGTCCGAACGGCGCGGAACCTGGGTCTACTACCGGGTGGAGCCCTCGGTGCTGGCCGGGATGGGCAGGCTGCTGACGCAGCCGGCCGCCTGA
- a CDS encoding type III effector protein codes for MNAADQPIAASAGAQGPASFIAAAAALAAMEDALRDAQRESPDAVGPGPEQALASLMLLRQVREHLAGWETGLIETARGAGASWADLARPLGVASRQAAERRYLRGRPGAAGTTGEQRVAATRQARAADRATADRARANAADLRRLSGQIAALAHLAPGARSAQDALHAALGAADAAELIAPLAGIRPYLDARHTGLAESLDALGVQAHSHAPGDD; via the coding sequence GTGAACGCAGCAGACCAGCCGATCGCCGCCAGTGCCGGTGCACAGGGCCCGGCGTCCTTCATCGCCGCCGCGGCGGCCCTTGCCGCCATGGAGGACGCTCTGCGCGACGCGCAGCGTGAGTCCCCCGACGCCGTCGGCCCCGGCCCCGAGCAGGCGCTGGCCTCGCTGATGCTGCTGCGGCAGGTGCGCGAGCATCTCGCCGGCTGGGAGACCGGCCTGATCGAGACCGCCCGCGGCGCGGGCGCCAGTTGGGCCGATCTCGCCCGACCCCTCGGTGTCGCCAGCCGCCAGGCCGCCGAACGCCGCTACCTGCGCGGCCGCCCCGGCGCCGCCGGAACCACCGGCGAGCAGCGCGTGGCGGCCACCCGTCAGGCACGAGCCGCCGACCGCGCCACCGCCGACCGGGCCCGCGCCAACGCCGCCGACCTGCGCCGCCTCTCCGGGCAGATCGCCGCGCTCGCCCACCTCGCGCCCGGGGCCCGCTCGGCCCAGGACGCCCTGCACGCCGCTCTCGGCGCAGCCGACGCCGCAGAGCTCATCGCCCCTCTGGCCGGCATCCGCCCCTACCTCGACGCCCGCCACACCGGCCTCGCCGAATCCCTGGACGCCCTGGGCGTCCAGGCGCACAGCCACGCCCCCGGTGATGACTGA
- a CDS encoding rhodanese-like domain-containing protein encodes MFLFRFRGRGERLSVGEARTRTGGVRPEAVLLDVREKSEWRTGHAPGAVHAPLTALAAGAPLPAAAARERPLVVICRSGQRSQRAVRLLAGRGVDAVDVKGGMIAWAAAGLPVIDERGDGGSIA; translated from the coding sequence ATGTTCCTCTTCCGATTCCGAGGACGGGGAGAACGCCTGTCCGTCGGCGAGGCGCGCACCCGTACCGGCGGGGTGCGGCCCGAAGCCGTTCTGCTGGACGTGCGGGAGAAGTCCGAGTGGCGAACCGGCCACGCTCCCGGCGCGGTGCACGCGCCGCTGACCGCCCTGGCCGCGGGCGCGCCGCTCCCGGCTGCGGCGGCGCGGGAGAGGCCGCTGGTGGTGATCTGCCGTAGCGGGCAGCGCTCGCAGCGGGCAGTGAGGCTTCTCGCCGGGCGGGGAGTGGACGCGGTGGACGTCAAGGGCGGCATGATCGCGTGGGCCGCCGCAGGGCTGCCGGTGATCGACGAGCGCGGTGACGGCGGCTCGATAGCGTGA
- the htpG gene encoding molecular chaperone HtpG, protein MSGSVETLEFQAETRQLLRLVIHSIYSNKDIFLRELISNASDALDKLRLESLTDSSLETESADLHIALEVDADERTLTVRDNGIGMTREDLVELIGTIAKSGTAGLLEKIKESKDAATAENLIGQFGVGFYSAFMVADKVTLCTRRAGTDTGTRWESDGEGTYAIQAVDGLPVGTSVTLHLKPADSEDGRADYLSEPKIRQIVKQYSDFIRWPIRMATERTAADGATTRETETLNSMKALWARPRTEVTEEEYNEFYQQISHDWLPPAETIHMRAEGTFEYEALLFIPSQAPFDLFSRDTKPGVQLYVKRVFIMDDCEALMPNYLRFVKGVVDAHDLSLNVSREILQHDRQIHGVRRRLVKKVLGALKDMQSKDTERYAKVWEQFGRALKEGLVEDTDNTDALLQLVSTASTHDPDRTTTLREYVERMKDGQDTIYYLTGESRAMVENSPHMEAVAANGYEVLILTDPVDEVWVDRVPAFDGHPLQSIAKGQVDLGDSTDDEKEDDAARAQREEDFAALLPWLTTALSEQVKQVRLSSRLTTSAACIVGDAHDVTPTLEKMYRAMGQQMPTVKRILELNPSHPLVTALRTAHDADADDPALTEVAELIYGSALLAEGGDLADPARFTRLLADRLARSL, encoded by the coding sequence ATGAGCGGCAGTGTCGAGACGCTGGAATTCCAGGCGGAGACCCGCCAGTTGCTCCGGCTGGTGATTCACTCGATCTACTCGAACAAGGACATCTTCCTGCGCGAGCTGATCTCCAACGCCTCCGACGCCCTGGACAAGCTGCGGCTGGAATCGCTGACCGACTCCAGCCTCGAGACCGAATCGGCTGATCTGCACATCGCACTGGAAGTCGACGCGGATGAGCGCACCTTGACGGTCCGTGACAACGGCATCGGCATGACCCGCGAGGATCTGGTGGAGCTGATCGGCACGATCGCCAAGTCCGGCACCGCCGGTCTGCTGGAGAAGATCAAGGAGTCCAAGGACGCCGCCACCGCCGAGAATCTGATCGGGCAGTTCGGCGTCGGCTTCTACTCGGCCTTCATGGTCGCCGACAAGGTCACCCTCTGCACCCGGCGCGCCGGCACCGACACCGGCACCCGGTGGGAGTCCGACGGCGAGGGCACCTACGCCATCCAGGCCGTCGACGGCCTGCCCGTGGGCACCTCGGTCACCCTGCACCTGAAGCCCGCCGACAGCGAGGACGGACGCGCCGACTACCTCTCCGAGCCCAAGATCCGTCAGATCGTCAAGCAGTACTCGGACTTCATCCGCTGGCCCATCCGCATGGCCACCGAGCGCACCGCCGCCGATGGCGCGACCACCCGCGAGACCGAGACGCTCAACTCGATGAAGGCGCTGTGGGCCCGCCCCCGCACCGAGGTGACCGAGGAGGAGTACAACGAGTTCTACCAGCAGATCAGCCACGACTGGCTGCCCCCGGCCGAGACGATCCACATGCGCGCCGAGGGCACCTTCGAGTACGAGGCGCTGCTGTTCATCCCGTCGCAGGCGCCCTTCGACCTGTTCTCCCGCGACACCAAGCCCGGCGTGCAGCTGTACGTCAAGCGGGTGTTCATCATGGACGACTGCGAAGCGCTCATGCCCAACTACCTGCGCTTCGTCAAGGGTGTCGTGGACGCCCACGACCTGTCGCTGAACGTCTCGCGCGAGATCCTCCAGCACGACCGCCAGATTCACGGCGTGCGCCGACGCCTGGTCAAGAAGGTCCTCGGCGCCCTCAAGGACATGCAGTCCAAGGACACCGAGCGCTACGCGAAGGTGTGGGAACAGTTCGGCCGGGCCCTGAAGGAAGGCCTGGTCGAGGACACGGACAACACCGATGCCCTGCTTCAGCTGGTGTCGACCGCCTCCACCCACGACCCCGACAGGACCACCACGCTGCGCGAGTACGTCGAGCGCATGAAGGACGGCCAGGACACCATCTACTACCTGACCGGCGAGAGCCGCGCGATGGTGGAGAACTCCCCGCACATGGAAGCCGTCGCCGCGAACGGCTACGAGGTCCTGATCCTCACCGACCCCGTCGACGAGGTGTGGGTCGACCGGGTCCCGGCCTTCGACGGCCACCCCCTGCAGTCCATCGCCAAGGGCCAGGTCGATCTCGGCGACTCCACCGACGACGAGAAGGAAGACGACGCCGCCAGGGCCCAGCGCGAGGAGGACTTCGCCGCCCTGCTGCCCTGGCTGACCACCGCCCTGTCCGAACAGGTCAAGCAGGTCCGCCTGTCCTCACGTCTGACCACCTCGGCAGCCTGCATCGTCGGCGACGCCCACGACGTGACGCCGACCCTGGAGAAGATGTACCGGGCGATGGGCCAGCAGATGCCCACCGTCAAGAGGATCTTGGAACTCAACCCCTCACACCCGCTGGTCACCGCCCTGCGCACAGCACACGACGCGGACGCCGACGACCCCGCGCTCACGGAGGTCGCCGAGCTGATCTACGGCAGCGCGCTGCTCGCCGAAGGAGGCGACCTGGCCGATCCGGCCCGCTTCACCCGGCTGCTCGCCGACCGCCTGGCCCGCAGCCTTTAG
- a CDS encoding sulfite exporter TauE/SafE family protein, with protein sequence MSTLVLALVAGTVIGLALGALGGGGGVLAVPALIYLLDFSAASAATASLIIVTATSATALYAHARDGHVAWKPGVLMAAAGVLPAFLAGAVADHLPEAALTAAFAVIAALAALRMLRPSSAEPTEGARPAKAAGAGAGLGAVTGFLGVGGGFLAVPALVGVLGLRMKQAVGTSLLVITVNSLVALVARSGTGDDLRWEVIAPFAGAAILGAWDGKRLAAKVSGATLRRVFAYTLFAVAAFMITDVVA encoded by the coding sequence GTGAGCACTTTGGTTCTCGCCCTCGTCGCCGGGACGGTGATCGGGCTGGCGCTCGGTGCGCTCGGCGGCGGTGGCGGTGTTCTGGCGGTTCCGGCACTGATCTACCTGCTCGACTTCTCGGCGGCCTCGGCCGCCACGGCCAGTCTGATCATCGTCACCGCCACCTCGGCCACCGCTCTCTACGCCCACGCCAGGGACGGCCATGTCGCCTGGAAACCAGGGGTGTTGATGGCGGCCGCTGGAGTCCTTCCGGCGTTCCTCGCCGGAGCCGTAGCCGATCACCTGCCCGAAGCGGCTCTCACGGCCGCGTTCGCGGTGATCGCCGCCCTGGCGGCGCTGCGCATGTTGCGGCCCTCCTCGGCCGAGCCGACAGAGGGGGCGCGGCCCGCGAAGGCGGCCGGAGCCGGCGCCGGTCTCGGCGCCGTGACGGGATTCCTCGGGGTGGGGGGAGGATTCCTCGCCGTGCCCGCCCTCGTCGGAGTCCTCGGCCTGCGGATGAAGCAGGCCGTGGGCACCAGCCTCCTGGTCATCACCGTCAATTCCCTCGTCGCCCTGGTGGCCCGGTCGGGAACCGGCGACGACCTTCGATGGGAGGTGATCGCCCCGTTCGCCGGAGCGGCGATCCTCGGAGCCTGGGACGGCAAACGGCTGGCGGCGAAGGTCTCCGGCGCCACTCTGCGGAGAGTCTTCGCGTACACCCTGTTCGCGGTGGCGGCCTTCATGATCACCGACGTGGTCGCCTGA
- a CDS encoding metal-sensitive transcriptional regulator — protein MELDLAGAELKAVLNRLRRAQGQISGVIRMIEEGRDCEEVVTQLAAASRALDRAGFAIIATGLQQCLTEVEEGRRSAESQDEMRARLEKLFLSLA, from the coding sequence ATGGAGCTTGATCTGGCGGGAGCGGAACTCAAAGCGGTCCTGAACCGGCTGCGCCGGGCGCAGGGACAGATCTCCGGGGTGATCCGGATGATCGAGGAGGGGCGGGACTGCGAGGAGGTCGTCACCCAACTGGCGGCGGCGTCGCGGGCGCTGGACCGGGCGGGGTTCGCGATTATCGCCACCGGACTCCAGCAGTGCCTGACCGAGGTGGAGGAGGGCCGGCGTTCCGCCGAGTCCCAGGACGAGATGCGCGCCCGGCTGGAGAAGCTCTTCCTCTCCCTCGCCTGA
- a CDS encoding DUF4396 domain-containing protein has product MDHGTHHTDHDHDHDQDGRRTPAGHAGHRKGGATWGTAAKATLHCLTGCVIGEILGMVIGTALMWGNVQTMALAIALAFVFGYSFTLFAVRRAGLDFRTALKVALAADTVSIAVMEIVDNGIIALTPGAMDAHLSDALFWTALLGGFAVAFVITTPVNKWMIGRGKGHAVVHAYH; this is encoded by the coding sequence ATGGACCACGGCACGCACCACACCGACCACGACCACGACCACGACCAAGACGGTCGGCGGACACCCGCGGGTCATGCCGGACATCGGAAGGGCGGGGCGACGTGGGGGACGGCCGCGAAGGCGACACTGCACTGCCTCACCGGCTGTGTGATCGGTGAGATCCTCGGCATGGTCATCGGCACCGCCCTGATGTGGGGCAACGTCCAGACCATGGCCCTGGCGATCGCGCTGGCGTTCGTGTTCGGCTACTCGTTCACCCTGTTCGCGGTCCGCAGGGCAGGGCTGGACTTCAGGACCGCGCTGAAGGTGGCGCTGGCCGCCGACACCGTCTCGATCGCGGTGATGGAGATCGTCGACAACGGCATCATCGCCCTGACGCCCGGGGCCATGGACGCCCATCTCTCGGACGCGCTGTTCTGGACGGCCCTGCTGGGCGGCTTCGCCGTGGCCTTCGTGATCACGACGCCGGTCAACAAGTGGATGATCGGTCGCGGCAAGGGGCACGCCGTCGTCCACGCCTACCACTGA
- a CDS encoding APC family permease, which yields MSSVDVAGGAGGLRRRLGVFDAVVIGLGSMIGAGIFVALGPAAEAAGSGLLLALAVAAVVAYCNATSSARLAARYPRSGGTYVYGRERLGDFWGYLAGWAFVVGKTASCAAMALTVGAYLWPGQERAVAVVAVAALTAVNYAGVQKSARLTRVIVAVVLTVLAAVVLAALTSSGADASRVRIGSDAGVGGVIQSAGLLFFAFAGYARIATLGEEVRDPARTIPRAIPIALGITLAVYAIVAGAALAVLGPGGLADTAAPLVDAVRAAGAGWLVPVVRVGGAVAALGSLLALILGVSRTTLAMARDRHLPHALAAVHPRFGVPHRAELAVGAVVAVLAATTDVRGAIGFSSFGVLAYYAIANASAWTLAPEEGRPNRLVPAVGLTGCAVLAFALPPDAVISGVAVVVLGAAVFGIRKAASGRSLR from the coding sequence GTGAGCTCGGTGGATGTCGCAGGGGGCGCGGGCGGGTTGCGGCGTCGGCTGGGCGTGTTCGATGCGGTGGTGATCGGCCTGGGGTCGATGATCGGTGCCGGGATCTTCGTGGCGCTGGGTCCGGCCGCGGAGGCCGCGGGTTCGGGGCTGCTGCTCGCCCTGGCCGTCGCCGCGGTGGTGGCCTACTGCAACGCGACGTCCTCGGCGAGGTTGGCCGCCCGCTATCCCCGGTCCGGTGGGACCTACGTCTATGGCCGCGAACGACTGGGCGACTTCTGGGGCTACTTGGCCGGCTGGGCGTTCGTCGTGGGCAAGACCGCCTCCTGCGCGGCCATGGCCCTCACGGTCGGCGCCTACCTGTGGCCCGGTCAGGAGCGTGCGGTGGCGGTGGTCGCCGTGGCGGCGCTGACCGCGGTGAACTACGCCGGGGTGCAGAAGTCCGCGCGGCTCACCCGGGTCATCGTCGCGGTGGTCCTGACGGTGCTCGCCGCCGTGGTCCTCGCCGCCCTGACCTCGTCCGGTGCGGACGCCTCGCGGGTGCGTATCGGCTCGGACGCCGGTGTCGGCGGGGTGATCCAGTCCGCTGGTCTGCTGTTCTTCGCCTTCGCCGGGTACGCCCGCATCGCCACCCTCGGCGAGGAGGTGCGGGACCCCGCCCGTACGATTCCGCGTGCCATCCCGATCGCGCTCGGCATCACGCTCGCCGTCTACGCCATCGTCGCCGGCGCCGCGCTGGCGGTGCTGGGCCCGGGTGGACTGGCGGACACGGCCGCCCCATTGGTGGACGCCGTACGCGCCGCGGGGGCCGGCTGGCTCGTGCCCGTCGTCCGGGTGGGGGGCGCCGTCGCGGCCCTCGGCTCCCTGCTCGCGCTGATCCTCGGCGTCTCGCGCACCACCCTGGCCATGGCCCGGGACCGGCACCTGCCGCACGCCCTGGCCGCCGTCCACCCCCGCTTCGGCGTCCCGCACCGCGCCGAACTCGCCGTCGGCGCTGTCGTCGCCGTGCTCGCCGCGACCACCGACGTACGCGGAGCGATCGGGTTCTCCTCCTTCGGCGTGCTGGCCTACTACGCCATCGCCAACGCCTCTGCCTGGACGCTCGCCCCCGAAGAGGGGCGGCCGAACCGCCTCGTCCCCGCCGTCGGCCTGACCGGCTGCGCGGTCCTCGCCTTCGCGCTGCCCCCGGACGCCGTGATCTCCGGCGTCGCGGTTGTCGTCCTCGGCGCCGCCGTCTTCGGTATCCGAAAGGCGGCGAGCGGCCGTTCGCTCCGCTGA
- a CDS encoding CHAT domain-containing protein, whose protein sequence is MPGATVLVGADATRDAVLDALPSSGWAHFACHGYSDPDNPSDSHLALHDHDHAPFRVLDLSRLRLRNAEFAFLSACDTGRTTARYVAVASAPWAGGPRSRLCRHPVRDAGTGGCIRAGPHPA, encoded by the coding sequence ATGCCCGGCGCCACGGTGCTGGTCGGCGCGGACGCGACGCGTGACGCCGTTCTCGACGCCTTGCCGTCCAGCGGCTGGGCGCACTTCGCCTGCCACGGGTACAGCGACCCGGACAACCCTTCGGACAGCCACCTCGCGCTGCACGACCATGATCACGCGCCGTTCCGCGTGCTGGACCTTTCCCGGCTGCGCCTGCGGAACGCGGAGTTCGCTTTCCTGTCCGCCTGCGACACCGGCCGCACCACCGCGCGCTACGTCGCGGTGGCATCCGCTCCATGGGCCGGTGGCCCCCGCAGCCGCCTGTGCCGGCACCCCGTACGGGACGCCGGCACAGGCGGCTGCATCCGTGCCGGGCCGCACCCTGCCTAA
- a CDS encoding 2-phosphosulfolactate phosphatase, with protein sequence MEARFLGIAELAETPSVAFVVDVMRAFTVAAWAFGRGAEKIVLAESPADVLALKARHPDWVALKDGPPAPGFDTVNSPGLLRSLDLGGRTVVQKTTAGTVGALAVKEASLVLCGGFVVAGATARLLRQHGCDAATFVVTGEEGRAEEDLACAQYIARRTNEGKTDATPFLRRAAGSRAAAELREGIRQGAHPDDVALCLELDRFPFAMIAAPEDSLMVLRPCAAPAPGDGASP encoded by the coding sequence ATGGAAGCTCGTTTCCTCGGCATCGCCGAGCTGGCCGAAACTCCGTCCGTGGCGTTCGTGGTCGACGTCATGCGGGCGTTCACGGTGGCCGCCTGGGCGTTCGGCCGAGGCGCGGAGAAGATCGTCCTCGCCGAGTCGCCGGCCGACGTCCTGGCGCTCAAGGCACGCCATCCCGATTGGGTGGCCCTCAAGGACGGTCCGCCCGCACCCGGCTTCGACACCGTCAACTCCCCCGGCCTGCTGCGCTCCCTCGACCTCGGCGGACGGACCGTCGTCCAGAAGACCACGGCGGGGACGGTCGGTGCCCTCGCGGTCAAGGAGGCGTCGCTCGTGCTGTGCGGCGGCTTCGTGGTGGCGGGAGCGACGGCTCGGCTCCTGCGTCAACACGGGTGCGACGCCGCGACGTTCGTGGTCACCGGTGAGGAGGGGCGCGCCGAGGAAGATCTGGCGTGCGCTCAGTACATCGCGCGAAGGACCAACGAGGGCAAGACGGACGCGACCCCGTTTCTGCGCCGCGCCGCCGGGTCGCGCGCCGCCGCCGAACTGAGGGAGGGCATACGGCAGGGAGCCCACCCGGACGACGTCGCGCTCTGCCTCGAACTCGACCGGTTCCCCTTCGCCATGATCGCGGCGCCGGAGGACTCGCTGATGGTCCTCCGCCCGTGCGCCGCACCCGCGCCGGGTGACGGGGCTTCACCATGA
- a CDS encoding MBL fold metallo-hydrolase yields the protein MFFVEAIELEGLGNRSYLAGGRQAAVAVDPPRDVDRVLAAAARRGVAITHVVETHIHNDYVTGGLELARITGAAYHVPAGAHVSFARTAVSDGDTVVIDAELILGAVATPGHTPHHMSYVLSEAGRPVAAFTGGSLLIGTVGRPDLVEPRLTEQLARAQHASARRLADALPDGTEVLPTHGFGSFCSSAQADGEATTIGREKAVNPALTVDVDTFVAELLAGLEDVPAYYAHMSPVNAAGPAPVDLTAPAVADPHEVAARLAAGEWVVDLRNRVAFAEGHVAGSFNFEADGKLATYLAWLIPWGKPVTLLAESAEQLAAAQRELVRVGIDRPAAAATGGPADWLRAGESAASFPRATFAELAGQDRGRIVVLDVRRSSERAEGWIEGSVHIPIHQIHRRIGDVPDGTVWVHCAGGMRAGIAASLLDAAGRDVVAVDDGFDAAAAAGLTVVTEEG from the coding sequence GTGTTCTTCGTTGAAGCCATCGAGCTGGAGGGCTTGGGCAACCGCAGCTACCTGGCCGGTGGCCGGCAGGCGGCGGTTGCCGTGGATCCGCCACGTGACGTCGACCGGGTGCTGGCCGCCGCGGCCCGGCGTGGTGTGGCGATCACCCATGTGGTCGAGACGCACATCCACAACGACTATGTGACCGGCGGTCTCGAGCTGGCCCGTATCACCGGAGCCGCTTACCACGTCCCGGCCGGCGCGCACGTCTCCTTCGCCCGAACCGCCGTGTCCGACGGCGACACCGTCGTCATCGACGCGGAACTGATCCTGGGCGCGGTGGCGACGCCCGGGCATACGCCGCACCACATGTCGTACGTGCTGAGCGAGGCCGGCAGGCCCGTCGCCGCGTTCACGGGTGGCTCTCTCCTCATCGGTACGGTGGGGCGTCCCGATCTCGTGGAGCCGCGGCTCACCGAGCAGCTGGCCCGTGCCCAGCACGCCTCCGCCCGCCGCCTCGCGGACGCGCTGCCCGACGGGACCGAGGTGCTGCCGACGCATGGGTTCGGCAGCTTCTGCTCGTCCGCCCAGGCCGACGGGGAGGCGACCACGATCGGCAGGGAGAAGGCGGTCAACCCGGCTCTCACCGTGGATGTGGACACCTTCGTCGCCGAGCTGCTGGCGGGGCTCGAGGACGTGCCCGCGTACTACGCGCACATGAGCCCCGTCAATGCGGCCGGGCCCGCCCCCGTGGACCTGACCGCGCCGGCCGTGGCCGACCCCCACGAGGTCGCCGCGCGGCTCGCGGCGGGGGAGTGGGTGGTGGATCTGCGTAACCGCGTCGCTTTCGCCGAGGGGCATGTCGCGGGGTCGTTCAACTTCGAGGCGGACGGCAAGCTCGCCACGTACCTCGCCTGGCTGATCCCCTGGGGCAAGCCGGTGACCCTGCTCGCCGAGTCCGCCGAGCAGCTTGCCGCGGCCCAGCGGGAGCTGGTGCGCGTCGGCATCGACCGGCCGGCGGCCGCCGCGACCGGCGGTCCCGCGGACTGGCTTCGCGCCGGCGAGAGCGCAGCGTCCTTTCCTCGTGCCACGTTCGCCGAACTGGCCGGTCAGGACAGGGGCCGGATCGTCGTCCTGGACGTACGCCGCTCGTCCGAACGGGCGGAGGGGTGGATCGAGGGCTCGGTGCACATCCCGATCCACCAGATCCACCGCCGTATCGGCGACGTGCCCGACGGCACGGTCTGGGTGCACTGTGCGGGCGGTATGCGCGCGGGCATCGCCGCGTCGTTGCTGGACGCGGCGGGGCGGGACGTGGTCGCCGTGGACGACGGTTTCGACGCCGCGGCCGCGGCCGGGCTGACCGTCGTCACCGAAGAAGGGTGA
- a CDS encoding GNAT family N-acetyltransferase — MSGAPGVVIAPLTADHAEQVLAIYRAGIDEGNATFETGPPDWQSFDAAKPSGHRFVALGGLGEVLGWVAAGRVSDRCVYAGVVEHSVYVDPAARGRGIASVLLEALVDSTEQAGIWTLQAGIFPENTASLAVHERAGFRVIGIRERIGRHRGVWRDVVLVERRSPAIPGNRYLDR, encoded by the coding sequence GTGAGCGGGGCGCCGGGAGTCGTGATCGCGCCGCTGACCGCGGACCACGCCGAGCAGGTGCTGGCGATCTACCGGGCGGGCATCGACGAGGGCAACGCCACCTTCGAGACCGGCCCGCCCGACTGGCAGAGCTTCGACGCCGCGAAGCCGTCCGGCCACCGCTTCGTCGCCCTCGGTGGGCTCGGTGAGGTCCTGGGCTGGGTGGCGGCCGGCCGGGTTTCGGACCGGTGCGTGTACGCGGGAGTCGTCGAGCACTCCGTCTACGTCGACCCCGCCGCGCGAGGCCGGGGGATCGCTTCCGTTCTGCTGGAGGCCCTGGTCGACTCCACCGAGCAGGCCGGGATCTGGACCCTTCAGGCCGGGATCTTCCCGGAGAACACCGCCAGCCTCGCGGTTCACGAGCGGGCGGGTTTCCGGGTCATCGGCATCCGCGAGCGGATCGGGCGCCACCGCGGCGTCTGGCGCGACGTCGTTCTCGTCGAGCGCCGCAGCCCCGCCATCCCCGGCAACCGCTACCTCGACCGGTAG
- the rpmF gene encoding 50S ribosomal protein L32, with amino-acid sequence MAVPKRKMSRSNTRHRRAQWKAVTPQLVPVTIDGSVHQVPQRLVKAYERGLLRPEG; translated from the coding sequence ATGGCAGTCCCGAAGCGGAAGATGTCCCGCAGCAACACCCGTCACCGTCGCGCCCAGTGGAAGGCCGTCACGCCACAGCTGGTGCCCGTCACGATCGACGGTTCCGTCCACCAGGTGCCGCAACGGCTGGTGAAGGCCTACGAGCGCGGCCTCCTGCGCCCCGAGGGCTGA